From Synoicihabitans lomoniglobus, the proteins below share one genomic window:
- a CDS encoding SDR family NAD(P)-dependent oxidoreductase produces the protein MNTNVKTTGRLPDQVILVTGSTTGIGEAMVRRFAREGATVVVHGTREDAARQLVTEIEAEGGNGSWITAPLTAPEAPAKIMAHVIERWGRLDALVNNAAITARSSIETTDPEAFDRFIGINLKAPFFLIQAALPHFRSRGGGRVLNIGSINSYCGERNMLPYSISKGGLVTLTRSLADSLGVEGVRVNLLNVGWTLTPNEYQVKLKDGLSEGWPDRLPRSLAPGGRLFRPDEVAMAALYFLAEESALVNGAVLDLEQFPLIGRNPVKESEDDS, from the coding sequence ATGAATACGAATGTGAAAACGACCGGCCGACTGCCGGACCAGGTGATTCTGGTCACTGGATCGACTACGGGTATCGGCGAAGCCATGGTGCGGCGGTTTGCCCGCGAAGGTGCGACGGTCGTGGTGCACGGCACCCGGGAAGACGCGGCGCGGCAGCTGGTGACCGAGATCGAAGCGGAGGGAGGCAATGGCAGTTGGATCACGGCGCCGCTGACCGCACCGGAGGCCCCGGCCAAAATCATGGCGCATGTCATTGAACGTTGGGGACGACTCGACGCGTTGGTGAACAATGCGGCGATCACGGCGCGGTCGTCCATCGAGACGACGGATCCGGAGGCGTTTGATCGCTTCATCGGCATCAACCTGAAGGCGCCGTTTTTCCTGATTCAGGCGGCGCTGCCCCATTTCCGTTCCCGGGGCGGTGGGCGGGTGCTCAACATCGGTTCGATCAACAGTTACTGTGGCGAGCGCAACATGTTGCCGTATTCGATCAGCAAAGGCGGACTCGTGACGCTCACGCGCAGTCTGGCCGATTCCCTCGGCGTGGAAGGTGTGCGGGTAAACTTGCTCAACGTCGGATGGACGCTCACGCCCAACGAATATCAGGTGAAACTCAAGGATGGCCTGAGCGAAGGCTGGCCGGATCGATTGCCCCGGTCGCTGGCGCCGGGCGGGCGGCTTTTCCGGCCGGATGAGGTTGCCATGGCGGCGCTCTATTTCCTGGCGGAGGAGTCGGCTTTGGTGAACGGAGCCGTGTTGGATTTGGAACAATTTCCCCTGATCGGGCGCAACCCCGTCAAAGAAAGCGAAGACGACTCATGA